One genomic window of Streptomyces sp. WP-1 includes the following:
- a CDS encoding serine hydrolase has translation MIHRLSRRAQASAAVLGAALLIPTLAAATPAAATTPAVSCTSGKAGLAAELTKDITAALANRKSTVAIGLYDRSTKTTCTLRGTTAYDSASTVKVTVLATLLWDAKKHNRYLTSTEDALATAMITESDNDATSTLWKQLGLTKIKGFLAAAKMTRTVPGSGGYWGLTQENVADEQKLLQLITAKNSVLSDNSRAYIQQLMGSVEDDQRWGTPAGAPSTVSVHVKNGWLQRSTHGWRVHSLGTFDGAGHDYMMSVLTQDDSTMDYGVTTIQNVAEAIHKDLVPATARTARYVPTGRPNEAFVATPTP, from the coding sequence ATGATCCATCGCCTCAGCCGGCGCGCCCAGGCGTCGGCCGCGGTGCTCGGTGCCGCGCTGCTCATACCCACCCTCGCGGCCGCCACCCCGGCCGCCGCGACGACGCCCGCCGTGAGCTGCACGTCGGGCAAGGCCGGTCTCGCCGCCGAGCTGACCAAGGACATCACCGCGGCGCTCGCCAACCGCAAGAGCACCGTCGCCATCGGCCTGTACGACCGCAGCACCAAGACCACCTGCACCCTGCGCGGCACCACCGCGTACGACTCGGCCAGCACCGTCAAGGTCACCGTGCTCGCCACCCTGCTGTGGGACGCCAAGAAGCACAACCGGTACCTGACGAGCACCGAGGACGCGCTCGCCACCGCGATGATCACCGAGTCGGACAACGACGCCACCAGCACGCTGTGGAAGCAGCTGGGCCTGACGAAGATCAAGGGCTTCCTGGCCGCCGCCAAGATGACCAGGACCGTGCCGGGCTCGGGCGGTTACTGGGGCCTGACCCAGGAGAACGTCGCCGACGAGCAGAAGCTGCTCCAGCTGATCACCGCCAAGAACAGCGTGCTCAGCGACAACTCACGCGCCTACATCCAGCAGTTGATGGGAAGCGTCGAGGACGACCAGCGGTGGGGAACGCCCGCTGGCGCCCCGTCCACCGTCTCCGTGCACGTCAAGAACGGCTGGCTCCAGCGCTCCACGCACGGCTGGCGCGTACACAGCCTCGGCACCTTCGACGGCGCCGGCCACGACTACATGATGTCCGTGCTGACCCAGGACGACAGCACCATGGACTACGGCGTCACCACCATCCAGAACGTCGCCGAGGCCATCCACAAGGACCTCGTGCCGGCCACCGCCAGGACGGCGCGCTACGTCCCCACCGGCAGGCCGAACGAGGCGTTCGTCGCCACGCCCACACCGTAG
- a CDS encoding ABC transporter ATP-binding protein codes for MEPHRAWARRLAGYAWRYPKDVLLALGSSLAGMAVTAVVPLITKVIIDDVIGAHTRSMAPWAGALAVAAVLVYAATYVRRFYGGRLALDVQHDLRTEMYDTITRLDGRRQDELSTGQVVGRATSDLQLIQGLLFMLPMTIGNVLLFLVSLVIMAWLSLPLTLVALAVAPALGWIARRSRSKLHPATWYAQAQAAAVAGVVDGAVSGVRVVKGFGQEAQETGKLREVGRKLFAGRLRTIRLNSRYTPALQAVPALGQVAMLALGGWLAVRGHITLGTFVAFSTYLAQLVGPVRMLAMVLTVGQQARAGTERVLELIDTEPTMKDGTRELPADAPATVEFDDVSFGYADDTKVLDGLSFEIRQGETLAVVGSSGSGKSTLSLLLPRFYDVTHGAVLIGGHDVRELTLSSLRAAIGLVPEDSFLFSDTVRSNIAYGRPDATQDEIEAAARAAQADRFIRELPEGYDTKVGEHGLTLSGGQRQRVALARALLTDPRLLVLDDATSAVDARVEHEIHEALREVTRGRTASPSPDHHPSTSAGARTTLLIAHRRSTLNLADRIAVLDRGRLADLGTHEELQRRSALYRRLLTDPDELGGVSPGHTPPNGEPAEDDTLRAELDAEYDAERGVTPRLWSGDRAPKDMALAGTPATPALLAQVDALPPATDTPGVDEDKAVRPEDSYGLRRLLHGFGLPLLISLALVAVDAGASLVLPVLIRHGIDAGVSKLAIGAVWSASLLALLVVAVQWAAQIGETRMTGRTGERVLYTLRLKIFAHLQRLGLDYYERELTGRVMTRMTTDVDALSTFLQTGLVTAFVSVVTFFGIMGVLLVIDVQLALVVFTTLPPLIIATFFFRRASVKAYELARERVSSVNADLQESVSGLRIVQAFRREQDGGRRFAGRSDGYRAARLRGQWLISIYFPFVQLLSSLAAAAVLIAGAGRVEAATLTTGALVAYLLYIDLFFAPVQQLSQVFDGYQQATVSLGRIQELLREPTSTKEAEQPLGVTALRGDIAFEGVRFAYGDDEAALADVELTIPAGQTVAFVGETGAGKSTLVKLVARFYDPTAGRVTVDGTDLRDLDLTAYRHRLGVVPQEAYLFPGTVRDAIAYGRPDATDAEVEAAARAVGAHEMIATLDGGYLHEVAERGRNLSAGQRQLIALARAELVDPDILLLDEATAALDLATEAQVNLATDRLAGRRTTLVVAHRLTTAARADRVVVMDHGRVAEDGTHEELLALGGRYAELWRTFAGRSEPEEPVGAVR; via the coding sequence GTGGAACCACATCGGGCATGGGCACGGCGACTCGCGGGCTACGCCTGGCGCTACCCCAAGGACGTCCTCCTCGCCCTCGGCTCCTCGCTCGCCGGTATGGCCGTCACCGCCGTCGTCCCCCTGATCACCAAGGTGATCATCGACGATGTGATCGGCGCCCACACCCGCTCCATGGCCCCCTGGGCCGGCGCCCTCGCCGTCGCCGCGGTGCTGGTCTACGCCGCCACCTACGTCCGCCGCTTCTACGGCGGCCGGCTCGCCCTCGACGTCCAGCACGACCTGCGGACGGAGATGTACGACACGATCACCCGCCTCGACGGCCGCCGCCAGGACGAGCTGTCGACCGGGCAGGTCGTGGGCCGCGCCACCAGCGACCTCCAGCTGATCCAGGGCCTGCTCTTCATGCTCCCGATGACCATCGGGAACGTGCTGCTCTTCCTGGTCTCCCTGGTGATCATGGCGTGGCTGTCGCTGCCGCTGACCCTCGTCGCCCTCGCCGTCGCCCCCGCCCTCGGCTGGATCGCCCGGCGCAGCCGCAGCAAGCTGCACCCCGCCACCTGGTACGCCCAGGCCCAGGCCGCCGCCGTCGCCGGTGTGGTCGACGGCGCGGTGAGCGGCGTACGCGTGGTCAAGGGCTTCGGGCAGGAGGCGCAGGAGACCGGCAAGCTGCGCGAGGTCGGCCGCAAGCTGTTCGCGGGCCGGCTGCGCACCATCCGCCTGAACAGCAGGTACACCCCCGCCCTCCAGGCCGTACCGGCGCTCGGCCAGGTCGCCATGCTCGCCCTCGGCGGCTGGCTCGCGGTGCGCGGGCACATCACGCTGGGCACCTTCGTCGCGTTCTCCACCTACCTCGCCCAGCTGGTCGGCCCGGTCCGCATGCTCGCGATGGTCCTCACCGTCGGCCAGCAGGCCCGCGCCGGCACCGAGCGCGTCCTGGAGCTGATCGACACCGAGCCGACCATGAAGGACGGCACCCGGGAGCTGCCCGCCGACGCGCCCGCGACCGTCGAGTTCGACGACGTGTCGTTCGGGTACGCCGACGACACCAAGGTCCTGGACGGGCTCAGCTTCGAGATACGCCAGGGTGAGACGCTGGCCGTGGTCGGCTCCTCCGGCTCCGGCAAGTCCACCCTCTCCCTGCTCCTGCCGCGCTTCTACGACGTCACCCACGGCGCCGTCCTGATCGGCGGCCACGACGTCCGCGAGCTGACCCTCTCCTCGCTGCGCGCCGCGATCGGACTGGTCCCGGAGGACTCGTTCCTCTTCTCCGACACGGTCCGTTCCAACATCGCGTACGGCCGTCCCGACGCCACCCAGGACGAGATCGAGGCCGCCGCCCGCGCCGCCCAGGCCGACCGCTTCATCCGGGAGCTGCCCGAGGGCTACGACACCAAGGTCGGCGAGCACGGCCTCACCCTCTCCGGCGGCCAGCGCCAGCGCGTCGCCCTCGCCCGCGCCCTGCTCACCGACCCCCGCCTGCTGGTCCTGGACGACGCCACCTCCGCCGTGGACGCCCGCGTCGAACACGAGATCCACGAGGCGCTGAGGGAAGTCACGCGGGGCCGTACGGCCAGCCCCTCGCCCGACCACCACCCCTCGACGAGCGCCGGCGCGCGCACCACCTTGTTGATCGCCCACCGCCGCTCCACCCTGAACCTCGCCGACCGCATCGCCGTCCTCGACCGCGGCCGGCTCGCCGACCTCGGCACCCACGAGGAGCTCCAGCGGCGCTCCGCCCTCTACCGCAGGCTGCTGACCGACCCGGACGAGCTGGGCGGCGTCTCGCCCGGCCACACACCGCCGAACGGCGAGCCGGCCGAGGACGACACCCTGCGCGCCGAACTGGACGCCGAGTACGACGCCGAGCGCGGCGTCACCCCCCGCCTGTGGAGCGGCGACCGCGCGCCGAAGGACATGGCGCTGGCCGGCACCCCCGCCACCCCCGCGCTCCTCGCCCAGGTGGACGCCCTGCCCCCGGCCACCGACACCCCCGGCGTCGACGAGGACAAGGCGGTGCGGCCCGAGGACTCCTACGGCCTGCGCCGCCTGCTGCACGGCTTCGGGCTGCCCCTGCTGATCAGCCTGGCGCTGGTCGCCGTCGACGCGGGCGCGAGCCTGGTGCTGCCGGTGCTGATCCGGCACGGCATCGACGCGGGCGTCAGCAAGCTGGCCATCGGCGCCGTCTGGTCGGCCTCGCTGCTCGCCCTGCTGGTGGTGGCGGTGCAGTGGGCCGCGCAGATCGGCGAGACCCGGATGACCGGCCGTACCGGCGAACGCGTCCTCTACACGCTCCGGCTCAAGATCTTCGCGCACCTCCAGCGGCTCGGCCTCGACTACTACGAGCGCGAGCTGACCGGCCGGGTGATGACCCGCATGACCACCGACGTCGACGCGCTGAGCACGTTTCTGCAGACCGGCCTGGTCACCGCGTTCGTCTCGGTCGTCACCTTCTTCGGCATCATGGGCGTCCTGCTGGTGATCGACGTACAGCTCGCCCTGGTCGTCTTCACCACGCTGCCCCCGCTGATCATCGCCACCTTCTTCTTCCGCCGGGCCAGCGTGAAGGCGTACGAACTGGCCCGTGAGCGCGTCTCGTCGGTCAACGCCGACCTCCAGGAGTCGGTGTCCGGGCTGCGGATCGTGCAGGCGTTTCGCCGCGAGCAGGACGGCGGGCGGCGGTTCGCCGGGCGCAGCGACGGCTACCGCGCCGCCCGGCTGCGCGGCCAGTGGCTGATATCGATCTACTTCCCGTTCGTACAGCTGCTGTCCTCCCTCGCCGCGGCCGCCGTGCTGATCGCGGGCGCGGGCCGGGTAGAGGCCGCCACCCTCACCACCGGCGCCCTGGTCGCCTACCTCCTCTACATCGATCTCTTCTTCGCCCCCGTGCAGCAGCTGTCCCAGGTCTTCGACGGCTACCAGCAGGCCACCGTCTCCCTCGGCCGCATCCAGGAACTGCTGCGCGAGCCCACGTCCACGAAGGAGGCGGAGCAGCCGCTCGGCGTCACCGCGCTGCGCGGCGACATCGCCTTCGAGGGCGTGCGCTTCGCGTACGGCGACGACGAGGCCGCCCTCGCCGACGTCGAGCTGACGATCCCCGCCGGCCAGACGGTCGCCTTCGTCGGCGAGACCGGCGCCGGAAAGTCCACGCTGGTCAAGCTGGTGGCCCGGTTCTACGACCCGACGGCCGGGCGGGTCACCGTCGACGGCACCGATCTGCGCGACCTGGACCTGACCGCCTACCGGCACCGGCTCGGCGTCGTGCCGCAGGAGGCGTACCTGTTCCCGGGCACCGTCCGGGACGCCATCGCCTACGGCCGCCCCGACGCCACCGACGCCGAGGTGGAGGCGGCCGCGCGGGCGGTCGGCGCGCACGAGATGATCGCCACTCTCGACGGCGGCTATCTGCACGAGGTCGCCGAGCGCGGCCGCAACCTCTCGGCCGGCCAGCGCCAGCTGATCGCCCTCGCCCGCGCCGAACTGGTCGACCCGGACATCCTGCTCCTGGACGAGGCCACGGCCGCCCTCGACCTGGCCACGGAGGCCCAGGTCAACCTGGCGACCGACCGGCTGGCGGGCCGTCGTACCACGCTGGTGGTCGCCCACCGGCTGACCACCGCCGCCCGCGCCGACCGGGTGGTGGTCATGGACCACGGCCGGGTCGCCGAGGACGGCACCCACGAGGAACTGCTCGCCCTCGGCGGCCGGTACGCCGAGCTGTGGCGGACCTTCGCCGGGCGCTCCGAGCCGGAGGAGCCGGTGGGCGCGGTCCGCTGA
- a CDS encoding esterase-like activity of phytase family protein, which yields MRLRHVIATVTAGLAAATTLTAAGPAVAQPATLGSNSRAGQACSSTVSIDRFSDALDKTTYNGTFVGNFSALAVDRDGSLAALEDRSQLFDLDARTLQPTSAVHLADENGADLDSEGLAIDRDGTRLVTSEVEPSIRRYSPDGRILDRLPVPPSLLVAPAGRATFNQTFEGLTLLPGGHTLLASMEDPIAGDSADLVRFQTWTRTRGDHFRPAAQYGYRIDAGLGVPEVQATPDGRLLVLERGFTAGVGNTVRLYLADPRHATDTSGIENLTGHSGVRLIKKTLLADIAACPSLGATARQPQPNPLLDNIEGMVITGRDHTGRLKVLLVSDDNQNPAQVTRFYYLRVRA from the coding sequence ATGCGCCTGAGACATGTCATAGCCACCGTCACCGCCGGCCTGGCGGCCGCCACCACGCTGACCGCCGCCGGGCCCGCCGTGGCCCAGCCCGCCACCCTCGGCTCCAACTCGCGGGCGGGTCAAGCCTGTTCGTCCACCGTCTCGATCGACCGCTTCTCCGACGCGCTCGACAAGACGACGTACAACGGCACCTTCGTCGGCAACTTCTCCGCCCTCGCCGTGGACCGCGACGGCTCGCTCGCCGCCCTGGAGGACCGCTCCCAGCTGTTCGACCTGGACGCCCGGACGCTCCAGCCGACGTCCGCCGTCCACCTCGCGGACGAGAACGGCGCCGACCTCGACTCCGAGGGCCTCGCCATCGACCGCGACGGCACCCGCCTCGTCACCTCCGAGGTCGAGCCCTCCATCCGGCGCTACTCCCCGGACGGCAGGATCCTCGACCGGCTCCCCGTACCGCCCTCCCTCCTCGTCGCCCCCGCGGGCCGCGCCACCTTCAACCAGACCTTCGAGGGTCTGACCCTGCTGCCCGGCGGCCACACCCTCCTCGCGTCCATGGAGGACCCGATCGCGGGCGACAGCGCCGACCTCGTCCGCTTCCAGACCTGGACCCGGACCAGGGGCGACCACTTCCGGCCGGCCGCGCAGTACGGGTACCGCATCGACGCCGGGCTCGGCGTCCCCGAGGTGCAGGCCACGCCCGACGGCCGGCTCCTCGTCCTGGAGCGCGGCTTCACCGCCGGTGTCGGCAACACCGTCCGCCTCTACCTGGCCGACCCGCGCCACGCCACGGACACCAGCGGCATCGAGAACCTCACCGGCCACAGCGGCGTCCGGCTGATCAAGAAGACGCTGCTCGCCGACATCGCCGCCTGCCCCTCCCTCGGCGCCACCGCCAGGCAGCCGCAGCCCAACCCCCTCCTCGACAACATCGAGGGCATGGTGATCACGGGCCGCGACCACACCGGCCGCCTGAAGGTCCTCCTGGTCAGCGACGACAACCAGAACCCGGCCCAGGTCACCCGCTTCTACTACCTGCGGGTACGCGCCTGA
- a CDS encoding alkaline phosphatase family protein, with protein MAELTRRRLLGSAAGAVGGAAALSLLPPSVQKAVAAEPPRHGSLRDIEHVVLLMQENRSFDHYFGTLSGVRGFADPRARRLDTGRSVFYQPDAENPKGYLLPFHLDTHKSSAQAIPSTSHAWSVQHQAWNGGKMDQWLPAHRKADGVNGPYVMGYYTREDIPFQFALAETFTVCDNYFCSVLGPTWPNRLMWMTGSIDPGGTQGGPIISNTAPTPYRWTTYAERLQAAGVSWKVYQQDDDYGCNLLEQFATFKNAQPGSDLYERGVRPQPEGTFEDDARNDRLPAVSWIMPTSYQSEHPDYLPAAGADFVASKIEAIAANPKVWRKTAFILNYDENDGLFDHVVPPTPPAGTEDEFIGGLPIGGGFRVPAIIISPWTVGGWVATEAFDHTSALQFLESFTGVEEPNVSDWRRATFGDLTSAFRFSRSATRAPRLPDDTAEQLEKAKEEVATLPAPRLPAGDQTFPHQERGHRPQV; from the coding sequence ATGGCAGAGTTGACGCGACGCAGACTCCTGGGTTCGGCTGCCGGCGCGGTGGGCGGCGCGGCCGCCCTCTCCCTCCTCCCGCCGAGCGTACAGAAGGCGGTGGCCGCCGAACCGCCCCGGCACGGCTCCCTGCGCGACATCGAGCACGTCGTCCTGCTGATGCAGGAGAACCGGTCCTTCGACCACTACTTCGGCACGCTCTCCGGTGTACGCGGCTTCGCCGACCCGCGCGCGCGGCGGCTCGACACCGGGCGCAGCGTCTTCTACCAGCCGGACGCCGAGAACCCGAAGGGCTACCTGCTGCCCTTCCACCTCGACACCCACAAGTCCAGCGCCCAGGCCATCCCGTCCACCAGCCATGCCTGGTCCGTGCAGCACCAGGCGTGGAACGGCGGCAAGATGGACCAGTGGCTGCCCGCCCACCGCAAGGCCGACGGTGTCAACGGCCCCTATGTCATGGGGTACTACACGCGCGAGGACATCCCGTTCCAGTTCGCGCTCGCGGAGACCTTCACCGTCTGCGACAACTACTTCTGCTCGGTCCTCGGCCCCACCTGGCCCAACCGCCTGATGTGGATGACGGGTTCGATCGACCCGGGCGGCACCCAGGGCGGCCCGATCATCAGCAACACGGCCCCGACGCCGTACCGCTGGACGACGTACGCCGAGCGGCTCCAGGCGGCCGGGGTCAGCTGGAAGGTCTACCAGCAGGACGACGACTACGGCTGCAACCTGCTGGAGCAGTTCGCCACGTTCAAGAACGCCCAGCCCGGCTCCGACCTCTATGAGCGCGGGGTACGGCCGCAGCCCGAGGGCACCTTCGAGGACGACGCCCGCAACGACCGGCTGCCGGCAGTGAGCTGGATCATGCCGACCAGCTACCAGTCGGAGCACCCGGACTATCTGCCCGCCGCCGGCGCGGACTTCGTGGCGTCGAAGATCGAGGCCATCGCCGCCAACCCGAAGGTGTGGCGCAAGACGGCCTTCATCCTCAACTACGACGAGAACGACGGCCTGTTCGACCACGTCGTCCCGCCCACCCCGCCCGCCGGGACCGAGGACGAGTTCATCGGCGGCCTCCCGATCGGCGGCGGCTTCCGGGTCCCCGCCATCATCATCTCCCCCTGGACCGTGGGCGGCTGGGTCGCCACCGAGGCGTTCGACCACACCTCGGCCCTCCAGTTCCTGGAGAGCTTCACCGGGGTCGAGGAGCCGAACGTGAGCGACTGGCGGCGCGCCACCTTCGGCGACCTCACCAGCGCCTTCCGCTTCTCCCGGAGCGCCACGCGCGCGCCCCGGCTGCCCGACGACACGGCGGAGCAGCTGGAGAAGGCGAAGGAGGAGGTGGCGACGCTGCCCGCGCCGCGACTGCCCGCCGGTGACCAGACGTTCCCGCACCAGGAGCGAGGACACCGGCCGCAGGTGTGA
- a CDS encoding glycoside hydrolase family 3 protein produces the protein MPDTSTGSDTSKRGTGNTGGGGGRARLSRRTVLAAGAGITAALTVPATARAATPDERRLKALISRMSLQEKVGQLFVMRVYGASATSPDQADIDANLDELGVRTAAELIQKYRVGGIIYFTWAHNTQDPHQIADLSNGIQKASLDQPRGLPMLIATDQEHGAVCRVGEPAALLPGAMAVGAGGSVADARTLGRISGTELRALGINQDYSPDADVNVNPANPVIGVRSFGADPAAVAELVAAEAEGYRSARVAATAKHFPGHGDTAVDSHYGFPVITHSRELWEKLDAVPFRSAIAAGIDSIMTAHIQFPALDESGDPATLSEPILTGILRGELGYDGVVITDSLGMEGVRTKYGDDRVPVLALKAGVDQLLNPPSIDTAWNAVLKAVQDGELTEARLDESILRIMRMKSRLGLFGRAFVDRRGVDRLVGAKSHLAAADRIAERTTTLLVNEGAILPLDRHRQPRLLVVGADPDSPSGTTGPPTGVLAAALTEAGFTATALPTGTDPSAAAIDKAVAAARDADAVVVATYNVSADSSQRTLVERLSATGKPVVALAVRNPYDVAQLPSVRAFLASYCWTDVELRAAARVIAGHVKPRGKLPVPVQRADDPTKILYPIGHGLTY, from the coding sequence GTGCCCGACACCAGCACGGGAAGCGACACCAGCAAGAGAGGCACAGGAAACACCGGGGGCGGGGGCGGCCGGGCCCGGCTGTCCCGGCGTACCGTCCTCGCCGCGGGGGCCGGGATCACCGCCGCGCTGACCGTGCCCGCCACCGCCCGCGCCGCCACCCCCGACGAGCGCCGCCTCAAGGCCCTGATCTCCAGGATGTCGCTTCAGGAGAAGGTCGGCCAGCTCTTCGTGATGCGGGTCTACGGCGCCTCCGCCACCTCCCCCGACCAGGCCGACATCGACGCCAACCTCGATGAGCTGGGCGTGCGCACCGCGGCCGAGCTGATCCAGAAGTACCGGGTCGGCGGGATCATCTACTTCACCTGGGCCCACAACACCCAGGACCCGCACCAGATCGCGGACCTGTCCAACGGCATCCAGAAGGCCTCCCTGGACCAGCCGCGCGGCCTGCCGATGCTGATCGCCACCGACCAGGAGCACGGCGCGGTGTGCCGGGTGGGCGAGCCCGCCGCGCTCCTTCCCGGCGCCATGGCTGTCGGGGCGGGCGGGTCCGTGGCCGACGCGCGCACCCTCGGCCGGATCTCCGGCACCGAACTGCGCGCCCTCGGCATCAACCAGGACTACTCGCCCGACGCCGATGTGAACGTCAACCCGGCCAACCCGGTGATCGGGGTGCGCTCCTTCGGCGCCGACCCGGCGGCGGTCGCGGAGCTGGTCGCGGCCGAGGCGGAGGGCTACCGGTCCGCCCGGGTCGCCGCCACCGCCAAGCACTTCCCGGGGCACGGGGACACCGCCGTCGACAGCCACTACGGCTTCCCGGTGATCACGCACAGCCGGGAGCTGTGGGAGAAGCTGGACGCGGTGCCGTTCCGGTCGGCGATCGCGGCGGGCATCGACTCGATCATGACCGCGCACATCCAGTTCCCGGCCCTGGACGAGTCCGGCGACCCGGCCACCCTCTCCGAGCCCATCCTCACCGGCATCCTGCGCGGTGAACTCGGCTACGACGGCGTGGTGATCACCGACTCCCTCGGCATGGAGGGCGTGCGCACCAAGTACGGCGACGACCGGGTGCCGGTGCTCGCGCTGAAGGCCGGCGTGGACCAGCTGCTCAACCCGCCGTCCATCGACACGGCCTGGAACGCGGTCCTGAAGGCCGTCCAGGACGGCGAGCTGACCGAGGCCCGCCTCGACGAATCGATCCTGCGCATCATGCGGATGAAGTCCCGGCTGGGCCTGTTCGGCAGGGCCTTCGTGGACCGCAGGGGCGTGGACCGCCTGGTCGGCGCCAAGTCCCATCTGGCCGCGGCCGACCGGATCGCCGAGCGCACGACGACGCTGCTGGTCAACGAGGGCGCGATCCTGCCCCTCGACCGGCACCGGCAGCCCCGCCTCCTGGTGGTCGGCGCCGACCCGGACTCCCCGTCCGGTACGACGGGCCCGCCGACGGGCGTCCTGGCCGCCGCCCTCACGGAGGCGGGCTTCACCGCCACCGCGCTGCCGACCGGTACGGACCCCTCCGCGGCGGCCATCGACAAGGCGGTGGCCGCCGCCCGGGACGCGGACGCGGTGGTGGTCGCCACCTACAACGTGAGCGCGGACAGCTCCCAACGCACCCTCGTGGAACGCCTGTCGGCGACCGGCAAGCCGGTGGTGGCGCTCGCCGTGCGCAATCCGTACGACGTCGCCCAACTCCCGTCGGTGCGGGCCTTCCTGGCGTCGTACTGCTGGACCGACGTCGAACTCCGGGCCGCCGCACGGGTGATCGCGGGCCACGTCAAGCCGCGCGGCAAGCTCCCGGTGCCGGTGCAGCGGGCCGACGACCCGACGAAGATCCTGTACCCGATCGGCCACGGTCTGACGTACTAG
- a CDS encoding sugar phosphate isomerase/epimerase: MKLAFSTLGVPGLPVPDVLALAAEHGYHGVELRAHPEEPVRPGLSPAERADTAAQFRSAGIEPLCVAGYARIAAPGDDAAVLGELRELLRLAHDLGAPFVRVFPGGEGGGEEADAIAARRLGTAAEDASALGVRILLETHDSHRTGADAIRVLGPVGHRQVGALWDVMHTWLGGEQPAQTYAALAPQLGYVQVKDIASAEDTTPLPLGAGVLPLTECVEVLSRGGWDGWLCWEYEKRWYEQAAPLPGLLAAGRDHLVRLLGEAA, translated from the coding sequence ATGAAGCTGGCGTTCTCCACTCTCGGTGTCCCCGGCCTGCCCGTCCCGGACGTCCTGGCGCTCGCGGCCGAGCACGGCTACCACGGAGTCGAACTGCGCGCCCACCCCGAGGAACCGGTCCGCCCCGGCCTCTCCCCCGCCGAACGCGCGGATACCGCCGCCCAGTTCAGGAGTGCGGGCATCGAACCGCTGTGCGTAGCCGGGTACGCGCGGATCGCCGCGCCCGGTGACGACGCGGCCGTGCTCGGCGAGCTGCGGGAGCTGCTCCGGCTCGCCCATGATCTCGGCGCGCCCTTCGTCCGCGTCTTCCCCGGCGGGGAGGGGGGCGGTGAGGAGGCCGACGCGATCGCCGCCCGGCGGCTCGGGACCGCCGCCGAGGACGCGTCCGCGCTCGGGGTGCGGATCCTGCTGGAGACCCATGACTCGCACCGCACCGGCGCCGACGCCATCCGGGTGCTGGGCCCGGTGGGGCATCGGCAGGTGGGCGCGCTGTGGGATGTGATGCACACCTGGCTGGGCGGCGAGCAGCCCGCGCAGACGTATGCGGCGCTCGCCCCGCAGCTGGGATATGTGCAGGTCAAGGACATCGCCTCGGCCGAGGACACCACCCCGCTGCCGCTCGGCGCGGGCGTGCTGCCGCTCACCGAGTGCGTGGAGGTGCTCAGCCGGGGCGGCTGGGACGGCTGGCTGTGCTGGGAGTACGAGAAGCGGTGGTACGAGCAGGCCGCCCCGCTGCCCGGCCTGCTCGCCGCGGGCCGCGATCACCTCGTACGCCTGCTCGGCGAGGCGGCGTGA